The Candidatus Syntrophosphaera sp. genomic interval TTGGCAAATTGGACCGTGCCGAAAGCCTGGAGCAAAGAGTTGAAGCTGGCGTCGGGTTTCCTCAGGAGCCCCAGGAGCTTGTCCTCATCTCCGTAGAGGCCCCTGGCCGCCAAAAATCTGTAGTAACCTGCCTTGGCCCGGGTGAGAGCCAGCCTGTTTTTCCATTCCTCCGGAGTGTATTTGTCATACAGCACCTGAACATTCTCTTCTGAGGAATAATCATCAAGAGCGGAATTCAGCATGGCCGTGACCTGATCCAGGATCCCGGAGTTGGCGTTTTCATCCTGCTGACGGCGATAGCTGGGGCTCATCAGATAAAGGGTGGAGATGTATAGGAACTCGCTCGATTGCCAGCCCTTGTTTTGGATGAACTCGTCCATCAGGTCGAACCGCTGCTGCTGCGAGAAGTGGTAGAGGCGGTAATAATAGGCCACCTGTGACCATTTGGAAAGCGGGAATTGCTCGTCGAAGCGGTCAAGCAGGGCCATGGCGAGGGAGTCTGAGCTTTCCACGCTGATCTCATCGATCCAGGCTTTGGCCAGCTCTTCGATGATGGGATTATAGCCTCGCAAGTGGCGGATCTGCTCCAGATATTCCTCTTCGGGAGTGCCATAAAGGAAGTAATCGAGGATGATCATATCCTCGGGCGCGGAGTATTCCTGCTCCATCCGCTCCTGTATCTGTTTGATTTCCAGGCTGTCCAACTGCATGCTTTCCGCCAGGCGAAACCATTCCAGGGCGTTTTCCAGGGAATGGTGCTGAAGCGCGAGCTGTTCATGGCAGCGCAAGGCCAGATCAGGCTTGCCGGCCCTTTGGGCATAGTCCAGGGCCAGTTTGAGGTCTTCGTAATCTCCCTCCAGCAGGTTTTCCAGATTCTGGGCATGTTTTTCCAGGATGTGGAATTGTTCGGTATCCAGCAGGAACGTGACGTCCTCAGACGTCAGGGCAGACAGCAGGCCCGCGCCAAGCAGGCAAAAAATCAAAAAGTATCTCATTAATCCTTCTCCAGGGAAGCGATGATCCGATCGATGTCCTCTGTGCTAAAATTGTATCTGGCAGTGCAGAAATGGCACTCAGGCTCGATGCCTTCCCTCATTTCCTCCAGTTCCCGCCTGCCCAGCAGCCTCAGCGCCCTTTCGAAACGGGACCTGGAACAATTGCAGCGAAATTGGACAGAGTGGACGGGCTGCAGTTCCATCTCGCCTTCGGGAAAGACGAAGCGGGCCAGGACCTCCCGGATCGTGAGCCCCATGTCCATGAGGTCGGAAACGTTGGGTGTTTGGCCCAGGCGGGCGATGATCTGATCGGCAAATAGTGGTTGGGCGTGGGGCAACTGCTGAATGATGAATCCGCCCGCGGCCTTGATGGAAGCATCCTTGTCGATCAGGACCCCGAGGTTCACCGCGGTGGGGATCTGTTCGGATTGGGCATAGTAATGGGAAAGGTTTTGGGCAACCTCACCCTCGGACAGGGCTGTGTAACCAAGGCTGGGCTGCTTGCCGGGGATGCTGCGGATCACGCTGAGCGTGCCTTTGCCCAGATGTCTGACGGGATAGAAGTTTTCCCGCGCCTCTTCCAAGAACAGCCGGGGATTGAAGGCGTAGCCACGCACAGCGCCGTTTTGCCCGCAGATCACCAGCCCGCCCTTAAGGATGCCGTCTCCTTCCAGACGCAGGCTGACCTCAGAGTTTTCCGCCTTAAGGTCCAGGCTCAGCATGGCTGCCGCGGAGATCATTTTTCCCAGCAGCAGGGTGTTGATGGGGGAAAGGTCGTGCAGATCGCGGGCTGTTTGGACCGTATGGGTCGATTCCACGGCCAGGACCCGGAACTGTCCGGAATGTGCGGTCCCCCGCCAGAGGATGTCTTCAGCGGGCATGGCCCATCCAATCTGAGCAGATGCGGGTTTCCGGATAATAGTGGGACAGGATGTCCCGGTAGGTGGCGCCGTTTCTGGCCCGGTCCAAAGTGCCAACCTGGCACATGCCCACTCCATGGCCAGAACCCTTGCCCTTGATGGAGACCGTGGCCGGGGGAGTGATGGACACGCCGCCGTTTTTGTCCATGGAATAAGCCCCCCGGATGTAGAAAAAGGAGGATTTGGCGGAGCCGAAAGCCTGGCGGATCTTGTATTCGCTGGTTAGGCGGACCGTTCCGGACCCGTGGAAGCTCATGTCCGTTATCCGGCCTGAACTACCCCGTTTGTTGATCACGATCCGGCTGATGCTGCTCAGGCCTACGTTTCTGGCCAAAGCCTGCCGGGAGATACTCTTCTGCCAGGATACGGAG includes:
- a CDS encoding Hsp33 family molecular chaperone HslO, with the protein product MPAEDILWRGTAHSGQFRVLAVESTHTVQTARDLHDLSPINTLLLGKMISAAAMLSLDLKAENSEVSLRLEGDGILKGGLVICGQNGAVRGYAFNPRLFLEEARENFYPVRHLGKGTLSVIRSIPGKQPSLGYTALSEGEVAQNLSHYYAQSEQIPTAVNLGVLIDKDASIKAAGGFIIQQLPHAQPLFADQIIARLGQTPNVSDLMDMGLTIREVLARFVFPEGEMELQPVHSVQFRCNCSRSRFERALRLLGRRELEEMREGIEPECHFCTARYNFSTEDIDRIIASLEKD